In the Microcebus murinus isolate Inina chromosome 14, M.murinus_Inina_mat1.0, whole genome shotgun sequence genome, one interval contains:
- the DUSP29 gene encoding dual specificity phosphatase 29 has product MKSGEPKTSLKKAYPSSAKRLSLKAEEEEEEEEDYCTPGAFELERLFWKGSPQYTHVNEVWPKLYVGDEATALDRYGLQKAGFTHVLNAAHGRWNVDTGPDYYRDMDIEYHGVEAEDLPTFDLSVFFYSAAAFIHTALRDDRSKILVHCAMGRSRSATLVLAYLMIHRHMTLVDAIQQVAKNRCVLPNRGFLKQLRELDKQLVQQRRQAQRGGGEEDPEKEP; this is encoded by the exons ATGAAATCCGGAGAACCGAAGACAAGCCTAAAGAAAGCCTACCCGTCATCTGCCAAGAGGCTGTCGctgaaggcagaggaggaggaggaggaggaggaggactacTGTACCCCCGGGGCCTTCGAGCTGGAGCGGCTCTTCTGGAAGGGCAGTCCCCAGTACACCCACGTCAACGAGGTCTGGCCCAAGCTCTATGTCGGTGACGA GGCGACGGCGCTGGACCGCTACGGGCTGCAGAAGGCGGGCTTCACGCACGTGCTGAACGCGGCGCACGGCCGCTGGAACGTGGACACCGGCCCCGACTACTACCGCGATATGGACATCGAGTACCACGGCGTCGAGGCCGAAGATCTGCCCACCTTCGACCTCAGCGTCTTCTTCTACTCGGCGGCCGCCTTCATCCACACGGCGCTGCGCGACGACCGCA GTAAGATCCTGGTCCACTGCGCCATGGGCCGCAGCCGGTCGGCGACCCTGGTCCTGGCCTACCTGATGATCCACAGGCACATGACCCTGGTGGACGCCATCCAACAAGTGGCCAAGAACCGCTGCGTCCTGCCCAACCGGGGCTTTCTGAAGCAGCTCCGGGAACTGGACAAGCAGCTGGTGCAGCAGCGGCGACAGGCGCAGCGCGGGGGCGGAGAGGAGGACCCCGAGAAGGAGCCCTAG